The DNA region TCACCATATGACCTTTCTGCCtttcagaaaaagacaaaaggaagaaactTGGGTAGGCTTGTGCCTTCCTAAAGGCAGTGATTACTACTCTTTCCCCACTCTTTTCTTGAGTTTAAAATTCCTTCCACACGTGAGAGGGTCATTTGGAAGGATTTGGAGACATAATATATCCTATGAAACCCAGAAACACAGCTAAGCATAGAGTATGGAGGGAGGCAGTGTTCTTTCTAATCCCTTCGAGCTATTTGAGTCTGAAGAGGCCTCACCAGCAGGGCCTCATTCAAACTTCACTTGTATACCACATAGAGGCTATGAGGCGCCTATGTGATGTCATCTGAGTGCCAGGCCTGGATTCATGGGGAAGCACACCTGAGCATGTGCagatatgaaaggaaaaagatccagctgtttaAGGGTGATTCTGTATGAGATGCTGTGTGAAGCAGCAGTTTACCAGTACAAGTAGACTTACATCTGAGGGCACTAAAGATAAAAGGGACTcctctcccttgtttttttttttttttgccagtcctgagacttgggactcagggcctgaacactgtccctggcttctttttgctcaaggctagcactctaccacttgagccatgactccacttctggcttttcatatatatgtggttctggggaatcgaacccagggcttcatgaatgtgaggcaagtagtctaccactaggccatattcccagccctcccatgtGTTATATAAGGAAAGTACTGCTGAGAGGGAGCAGATGAAATGTCCAAGATAGTGGAAATGGAAAGTATTGTGTGGGAAGAGAAACCCTGGTCTTCTGAGTTCATTGAGGAAGCTGACTGGGCAGCTTCTGAGCTACCCTCTGTGAGAGGCCAGCATAGCGCAGCCCTCAAGAACTTCAAATGTGATCCCTCACAGGCAAGGGAACAGATTGCTGATACCTGACATGAATCGTATGTCTAAGTTAAAGCAGTGCACAGAGTGCTTGCAAGAATCACATATACTTGCTTTTTGTACAGTTTCTTGTGGTTTCATTGTCACTCCTGAGTCTTCATGTGGATGCCCCCTTAAAGTTCATGCCAACAGCATGCCACTCTCTCCCCCACACCCATTTCCATCTCTGTGTAATCCAAAACCTTCCATTCAATGAAGAAAGTTTCCACCCCTGTCAGGGTTTTTGGCACCTCCTCAGTTATCAACATGCCATGGTGGGCTCCAGCTACTTTTGTGGCCTCCTGAGGCCTTACTTGCTCAGTACCCACGAGGACACCTTTTCTGTCCTCTTCCTCAGCCACCTCCTCCCACTAGGACCACTGCCCACACAGTTCCCCCATGAAAAATACTCCCTTGAAATAGTCTATTCACCTAACCCTTGCTGACCACAGCTTCCACCCCTCAACCCTCTATGGGGTAGCTCTTCCAGATGCTGATGGACCCCTCTAACTCAAAACGACAAACAGAGGATTGAGAGCCACTGACATAGGTCCAAAATGCTTTAATAAGCATCAACTGTGTGGACAATCGAAGGGCAGATCAGGCTGTTGAACTCCCGCCAGTGTGTGATACAGCATCACTTTTGCCGTTGGGTTGTCTGATCATCTAGAGTTTGGATGTTACGATAGAAGAGCTGGAATTGCTTCTGGCTTTCTATTACCTTCTTCACGTGTTCTGGGGTGATGCGTGCCTTGCCGTTTCTGCGAGCTTCTTTACCAGCCAGTTCTAGGATGTTGGACACTAGATACTCGAGGATGCCAGTCAAGAATACCGGTGTTAAGGAGCTCAGACGCTGGGCATAGTTACCCTCACGCAGCAATCGGTCCACACGGCTAACAGGAAACTGGAGCTCTGCTCTTGCTGAGCGGGATACAGGACTTTTCTTAGACTTACGCCTGTTACTTCTCTTATTTTTAGCCATGATGTTCACAAGGTGTTCTTGTTAGCTTAGGTGATGTTTCTTCTAATCTGGGCCTCTCAAATGGACAGGCTTTAAATCCAAGTACCTCCTTTGTGACAACCTGCACTTTGTGATGTCACTGGGGACCACTGATGTATGATCAGGTTTTGGTCTAGATGTttgccacaggggctggggatatggcctagtggcaagaatgcttgccttgtatacatgaggccctgggttcgattccccagctccacatacacagaaaacggccagaagtggcgctgtggctcaagtggcagagtgctagccttgagcaagaagaagccagggacagtgctcaggccctgagtctgaggcccaggactggccaaaaaaaaaaaaaaaagatgtttgccACAGAGGAATTTGGTCATTCAGTTCTAGACTCTGATTCAGAGGGAACTCTTCCCACTTGACTTTAATATTCTCACAGTCTTTGTTTCAATGGAAAACCTTTATTCAGGATGCAGCTTCAGGTTATCTTATTCTAGTTTTCTATTACCTCTGAGCTTTTACATTCTTCTATAAGTTCTAAATCAGTGATAGACATGCCAGACCTCCACTAGAGGCTCAATTGTTATTGTTTCACATAAGAATGACACcagtcttatctccatttatgTATTCATCTCAgtgtttttattagtatttctGTTACTAATATTATTTCTGCTCTTATTCCTCTTTGAAATGATTATGTGTATGCCAGTTTAACAGACAAATCCTTAGgagataattattttataatgttCAGATAGTATTGAGGGTCATAATTTTACAGTTTTGAATAATCTCTAATCATTTTAGAGGATAAACACAAATTATGTCTAATTCACCTTCTAAAGCCATATAAATGTTAGTGATAAAAGTAATCCATGCATGTGGATAGTCCAAACCTGCCTGTTTGGACCCTCCTCACTGAATATAATACACAAATAGAGTTTGTACACTCTTGTATATTAACTGATTCCTTGAAAACTATTGCTTTACTATTCTCTATGGCTTTCCTATTCCAGACTTATGTAAATAATATGATACATAGCCTTT from Perognathus longimembris pacificus isolate PPM17 chromosome 28, ASM2315922v1, whole genome shotgun sequence includes:
- the LOC125343186 gene encoding histone H2A-Bbd type 1-like; translation: MAKNKRSNRRKSKKSPVSRSARAELQFPVSRVDRLLREGNYAQRLSSLTPVFLTGILEYLVSNILELAGKEARRNGKARITPEHVKKVIESQKQFQLFYRNIQTLDDQTTQRQK